From the genome of Thermosynechococcus sp. NK55a:
CGAGCCCCGGTAAGCGCAGCCGCTCAAACACCGGCGGAATGGTTAAAATGACAGCCAAAAGAACCATAAAAATAAAAATGGGGCTACTAGTGTTCATGGCCGCAATCTACAGGTGACTTTAATGCCGGTGACTTTAAGGATACACAGTACCTACTGAGCCTGAAAATAACGGCCAATGGTTTCCACGTCCTTATCGCCGCGTCCTGAACAGTTAATGACAATGCGGGGCTGCCCCGTCAATTGAGGGCATAGGGTTTCCAGATAGGCTAAGGCATGGGCGGTTTCAAGGGCAGGGAGAATCCCCTCCAACTGAGCTAGGCGCACACAGGCAGCCACCGCCTCAGCATCGGTGACACTGTAGTATTCTGCCCGACCAATGTCCTTGAGGTAGCTATGCTCTGGCCCCACCCCTGGATAGTCTAAACCGGCGCTGATGGAGTGGGCCTCAATCACCTGACCATCGGCATCCTGCAATAGATAGCTCATGGCACCATGGAGCACCCCCACTTCGCCTTTGGTGAGGGTGGCGGCATGGTGACCGGTGTCCAGCCCTTGCCCTGCCGCTTCCACACCAATTAAGCGCACTTGGGGTTCTTCAACAAACTCATGGAAAAGTCCCATCGCATTGGAGCCACCGCCAACACAGGCAAGGAGAATATCCGGCAGACCGCCCCATTTCTCAAGACACTGCTGGCGGGTTTCAGCCCCAATGACGGCGTGGAATTCCCGTACTAGCATTGGGTAGGGATGGGGGCCTGCCACTGAACCCAAGATGTAATGGGTGGTTTCAACATTGGTCACCCAATCGCGAATTGCTTCTGAGGTGGCATCTTTGAGAGTTCCTGTGCCGGCACTGACGGGGGCCACTTCTGCTCCCAATAGACGCATCCGCAACACATTTAACCGCTGCCGCTCCATATCCTGCACCCCCATATAAATCACACATTGGAGGCCAAAGCGGGCACACACCGTTGCTGTGGCTACCCCATGCTGACCGGCACCTGTTTCGGCAATAATGCGCTGTTTGCCCATGCGCTTGGCCAGGAGCACTTGCCCGAGGGCGTTGTTGATTTTGTGGGCACCTGTATGGTTGAGGTCTTCCCGCTTCAGATAGATTTGGGGCTGGGCTTGATCATGGGCATAGTGGGCGCTGAGACGTTCGGCAAAGTAGAGGGGACTTGGGCGACCCACATAGTCTTGGAGGAGTTGCTGCAATTCTGCTTGAAAGTCAGGGTCTTGGCGGTAGTGGGCAAAGGCCGCCTCCAATTCACTGAGGGCGGGCATCAGCGTTTCAGGAACATATTTGCCACCAAAGCGACCAAAGCGACCCCGGGAATCGGGGCGAGCAGTAGCACTGAGGGCAGCAGAGGGGGCAACAGTCACGGGCAAATTCCTTTCTTTATTAAGGGTTTCTTATGCGATTGTGCCACGTTACGGGCGGCAACGGCGGGTGGTGCCCAAGGGATTGAGCCACTCCAATAGGCAGGCCTCAAGAACTTGCATTTCGGGAAAGAGACTTTGCTTGAACCACTGGCCGAGGGCATCCAAGGGAGAAAATTCTGCACCAACTTGCCACTTGAGGTTTTGGCTAAGGGGGGTGAGGTGATTCCCCGGTAGCCTGAGGGCAGTGACCATATCGCCAAATTTAGCTCTGAGGAGACTGCGCAGGCGCGCCGTTTGGTCAATGTCATCATCCTGGAAGCGAATCAGGAGGTTGCGGCGCACGGGATAGCGCTCTTGAATGAGCTGTTCGGTTTCGGTTGGGCTGGGGGTGAATTCAACACCGACGGGGGTCAGGTTTTCCATCCAAGGAATGGATTGACTGGCGGGGTAGTTGTTGAAGGCTATGAACATATTCCCAGCCCGATCGCCATCGTAGAGGCTATTGATCAACAGGTGGAGCTTGCAGCCCATACTGTGCCCTAGACCATAGATGGGCAATGCTGGCGGGTAGCCTTGGCGGTACACCAACCAATCAAGGGCATACTCGAGCTTATTGAGGGCATCGAGGGCGATCGCCCCATGATCAAAAGTATTCACAAAGGGTGTGGCAATAATGCCATAGCCAGCCTCCGCTAGGTGCTCCAATAAGCGCCGATAGGTCAATTGCGGTGCCGCTGCCACAAAGGCTCCCCCCAGAAAGTGAATCCACCCCAAGGGACGCTGGGGAATACACAGCCAATTGCCGCGAACCTCTTGCCACTCCAAAATCCAATCACTCCAAAAATGCCTAACTGACTGTAATCTAGCGAATACGGGAAATACAGTGGTACAGGACACGTGATGATTGCAACAGTGATTGGGATAGGGGCAGCCGCCCTAGGATCCCTAGCCCTTTTGGGGGCGATCGCCCTGGAATGGCGGTATCGCCAGCGGCCAGCCCATCCCCTGGAAGTGATCCGTGCTACTTGGAATCTAGAAATCTACGAGCCAACCCACTACCGTTTTGTTGGGCTACTGGGGTTGAGCAATCCCCACCGCGGCCTTGAGGTGATGGTGCCACAGTTGCAGGCAGAGGTGGTGTTGCTGTCTGATGGCAGCGTGGAGGGCATTGAAACGCATGTACAGGTTATCCCCCGCCACCCGGAGCCAGAGTTCCCGCCCCGTGCCGATGGCTATTGGTTTGCCTATATTGTCAAGTCCACAAAGCAGACAAATGTCGAGATTTGTGTGGATTTGCAGGGAATTGGCGTGAGCGAGGTCAAGGCGGCTTGGGTCAAGATTCACTACGTTGCCTATGGCCCCCATGGTCGCTTCCTGAAAACCCATCATGAATTTATCCCCCTGAAATTTCCTGCCAAGGGAGATACGGGTGTGTGGCGGCAGGCAGAGGGGGCGGCGGTACTACCCATTCGCACCCATTTACTGACGCCCTTGGACATTCTCCCCGAGGTGCTCAATCGCTACGTCATGCCCCATGCCCAACCGGGAGATATTGTTGCCATTGGTGAAACCCCCATTGCCATTATTCAAGGCCGTCTTAAGGATCCAGCCCAACTGCGCCCCGGCTGGGTAGCAACGCGGGTCTGTCAATTCTTTCTACCCACCTCCAGTTTGGCCACAGCCTGTGGCATGCAAGCCCTAGTTGAAGAGGTGGGAGAGTTGCGGGTGCTGTTGGCTTTTGTTGGGGGAGCGATCGCCAAAATCTTTGGCCACAAGGGCGGTTTCTATCAATTGGCTGGTGAGCAAGCTCGCCTCATTGACGACGTCACCGGCACGCTGCCCCCCTACGACCAATTTATTGTCATGGGACCTGCCAACCCCCAAGCCATCGTAGATGATCTGGCGGCCCAAACTAGCCTTGGCGTAGCCATTGTTGATGTCAATGATCTAGGAGCAGTCAAAGTTCTGGCCGCAAGCAAAGGGGTTTCCCATGAGCTGCTGATCAAAGCCTTAAGGAAAAATCCCGCCGGCAATGCCGATGAGCAAACCCCCCTTGTGCTAATTCGGCCTTCCCAGTGAAGTGGTTTCTATTAGTTTGGCTGGGAAAGGCTCCCAGCACCACCTGGTCACCTTGTCTCATTTCTCCTTGTCGGTTTCTATTTTGTTTTTGTAAAATTTTAGCTCCACGGCTGCCCGGGGGCGCAATCCCTCGCCAGAACTGGTTTGCAGAAAATTCAAGCACTTCCAAATCTATTAGAAATGCCCCTAAGGCGGATAGTGTCTGGGTGAGGTAAAATTTCTGAACTAGGCGAATATTGGAATCCAGAGGTGCTTGCATTGCCAGCCAATGGCAAGTCTGAAGAGGAGCGATCGCTACAGCCGAATGGCCAAAGCAATGACTCCAAAGGCAATGAGGAGCACGCCGCTGACTCTGGTGATCCAACTCGACCACTGCCGCAGGGCCAGTAGCTTTTGTAGGGCACCACTAAAGGTACCCACCACGATCAGGGGCACGACGTAACCTGTTGTGTAGGCCAAGAGCAAACCTGCCCCCACCCAGAGCTTTTGGGTTGTGGCCACCCACGCCAACAGCGTTGCCAAGACGGGTGTGCTGCAGGGGGCAGCAACTATGCCAAAGGTGGCCCCTAGGGTATAGGACTGCAAGCCCGCAGGGACGCGATCCGGCAGTTCCTCTAGGAAGCGACTGCGGGGAAAGCTGAGGGGCAAGGCCTCGAGCAAATTTAACCCCATGAGAATGGCCACCAAACTAACCACAAGGGTTAACCCCCAGCCCACCTGACCGTAGATGCGCCCGGCCAAGGCCGCTGTCATCCCCAATACCGTTAAGGTGGTGGCAAGACCCAAGGCAAACCAAAGGGACTGGCGCAACACGGAGCCATGTTGCTTGCTGGCATAGCCGGCGATATAACCCACCGTAATCGGCAGCATGGAGAGGGTACAGGGGGTCAGACTGGTGAGCAGTCCCGCCAAAAAGACGATACCGACACTGATCACCGTTAGATCACGGAGTTGACCGGTCACCCACTGGTTGGCCCACTGTTCCAGTTGGTAGAGTCCTAGGCTGAGGCTGGCCATGGTTTTAGGGGCTAAAGGAAACGGCAGGCCCGGCAGTGACAATTACCAGTCGCTCCGGATCAATTAGCTCTCGTAGGGCTTGATTGACCTCCTCTAAGGTCACCTGCTGCAAGCGATCGCTAAACTGTTGCAATTCCTGCGGCGGTAAACCCACACTAGCATTCCCCAACAACGTCCGTGCCACCATATCCACATTCGCCAACTCCACGATATAGGTATTGCTGAGGCTACGCTTGGCCGCATCGAGTTCGGCAGCAGTGAATCCCTGGCGGCGCGCCTCCCGCAGCAGTTGCAGTGTCGCTTGAATGGCCTTGGCGGTATCTTCGGGGGCAGTTTGTAACTGAATCATAAACGGTCCGGCCTGACGACTGGCCGTAAAGAAACTGTAGATACCGTAGGTTAACCCCTGGCGATCGCGAATCTCCGTACCCAAGCGACTGGCCAGCGCATCTCCCCCGAGAATGTGATTCATCAGCATCGCGGCATAGAAGCGAGGATCCCGGCGATCGATCCCCGGTGCCCCTAAATAGGTAATGGCTTGGCTTTTACCGGCAATGACCGCATTCCGAAAGAGGGTTTGCGGGGGCGGCGAAACCGCAGGAAAGGTGAGGGAAAGGGGAGCCGTTTGGGGCTGCCAAGCGCCAAAAATGTCATTGAGGCGCGATCGCACCGCCAGGGGGTCAAAATCTCCCACGAGGGTCAAAATCGTGCGATCCGGCCTATAGGCGGCACGATAAAAGTTCAGGAGGTCTTGGCGTTGAATAGCCTGCACCGACTCCGGGGTGGCAAAGGGATGCAGCGGATGATTGGCTGGATAGAGGGTTTCCTGCAGGACACGGCGCCCCCAGCGCACCGGATCATCCGCCTCCAGACCCAGGGCTGTCAGGTAGCGCTGCTGACTCAGTTTGAACTCTGCCTCTGGGAAGGTGGCTTCCTGCAGCACCTCGCCAAGGGTGGCCAAGAGGGTGGGTAGCTCCCTAGCTAGGGCATAGCCTTCGACATCAACCCCGTCGCGAAGGGCGCTGAATTCAAGGCTAATGCCGCGATCCTCAAGGGTTTGAGCTAAGGTGAGGGCAGTTTTGGTGCGGGTACCGTTAAGCAAATTGGCGGCGGTGAGGTTGGCAACCCCCGGCTGCGTTAGCAGATCATAGCCCGTGCCAGCATCAATCCGCCCCGCCAGGGTAACCGTGGGGGTACTGCGATCCACCAGTAAGAGCACCCGCAGACCATTTTGCAGCGTTAAGGTTTCCACCCCATTGGTTTTGACCGCCGGGGCAGCCTGGGTGCTTCCTGGGGGTAAATAGGCGGCGATGGTTTGGGGATCCACAGGTTCACCGACCAGATTGTGGGCTGTGGTTTGAACCGCCGGCCGACCCGACAGCTCCACATCGACAAATTCACTGGGAATAAATTCCCCGACAATCCAGCGATCGCGCCCAAAATAGGTTTGCACCACCCGTTGCACATCGGCAGGGGTGACCTTTTCAATGGCCGCCAGGTGGCGATCGCTAAAGCGGTAATCGCCCGTGAGGGTTTCATCATTGGCCAGTTGACTAGCTTGGGCATCAATATCGCGATTGCGGAGAATAAAATTGGCCTTAAGCTGTTGTTTGGCGCGTTGCAATTCACCCAGACTGAGGGAACGCTCCGCCACTTGCTGCAAAATCTTGCCAATGGTCTGCTCAATGGTTTCAAGGGATTGATCGGGGCTGGCGATCGCCCCCATTTCAAACCAGCCCCCCTTCTGCAAGGCAGCTACGTAGGAGTAGGCCGAGCTGGCTTGCCCCGTTTCCATCAGTTCCTGATACAGGTACGAACTGCGGCCGCCACTGAGGAGCATATCCAGGACATCCAAGGCCGCTTGATCCGGATGGGTCATCCCTGGAATAGGCACCAAAATCTGGAGTAGCGGCGCACTCCCCGGTTCCCTGAGGCGAATTCGCTGGGCTGAGCCGGCCTCAGGCGGCGGCAGCGGCGGATCGATCAAAGGTTCTGGCGGCTGCGGAATTGCCCCAAAGGTTTTCTTGACCAGCTCCAGTGCCCTCGCAGGACAGACATCGCCAGCAATCACCACCACGGCATTATCGGGGCGATAGTACTGCTGATAAAAACCCCTGACTGCCGGTAGCGTCAACTGCTCCACATCACTGGCTGTTCCCCCCACTGGCAAGCCGTAGGGAT
Proteins encoded in this window:
- the trpB gene encoding tryptophan synthase subunit beta, whose translation is MTVAPSAALSATARPDSRGRFGRFGGKYVPETLMPALSELEAAFAHYRQDPDFQAELQQLLQDYVGRPSPLYFAERLSAHYAHDQAQPQIYLKREDLNHTGAHKINNALGQVLLAKRMGKQRIIAETGAGQHGVATATVCARFGLQCVIYMGVQDMERQRLNVLRMRLLGAEVAPVSAGTGTLKDATSEAIRDWVTNVETTHYILGSVAGPHPYPMLVREFHAVIGAETRQQCLEKWGGLPDILLACVGGGSNAMGLFHEFVEEPQVRLIGVEAAGQGLDTGHHAATLTKGEVGVLHGAMSYLLQDADGQVIEAHSISAGLDYPGVGPEHSYLKDIGRAEYYSVTDAEAVAACVRLAQLEGILPALETAHALAYLETLCPQLTGQPRIVINCSGRGDKDVETIGRYFQAQ
- a CDS encoding DUF1350 family protein, giving the protein MEWQEVRGNWLCIPQRPLGWIHFLGGAFVAAAPQLTYRRLLEHLAEAGYGIIATPFVNTFDHGAIALDALNKLEYALDWLVYRQGYPPALPIYGLGHSMGCKLHLLINSLYDGDRAGNMFIAFNNYPASQSIPWMENLTPVGVEFTPSPTETEQLIQERYPVRRNLLIRFQDDDIDQTARLRSLLRAKFGDMVTALRLPGNHLTPLSQNLKWQVGAEFSPLDALGQWFKQSLFPEMQVLEACLLEWLNPLGTTRRCRP
- a CDS encoding DUF129 domain-containing protein, with the translated sequence MIATVIGIGAAALGSLALLGAIALEWRYRQRPAHPLEVIRATWNLEIYEPTHYRFVGLLGLSNPHRGLEVMVPQLQAEVVLLSDGSVEGIETHVQVIPRHPEPEFPPRADGYWFAYIVKSTKQTNVEICVDLQGIGVSEVKAAWVKIHYVAYGPHGRFLKTHHEFIPLKFPAKGDTGVWRQAEGAAVLPIRTHLLTPLDILPEVLNRYVMPHAQPGDIVAIGETPIAIIQGRLKDPAQLRPGWVATRVCQFFLPTSSLATACGMQALVEEVGELRVLLAFVGGAIAKIFGHKGGFYQLAGEQARLIDDVTGTLPPYDQFIVMGPANPQAIVDDLAAQTSLGVAIVDVNDLGAVKVLAASKGVSHELLIKALRKNPAGNADEQTPLVLIRPSQ
- a CDS encoding cytochrome c biogenesis protein CcdA, yielding MASLSLGLYQLEQWANQWVTGQLRDLTVISVGIVFLAGLLTSLTPCTLSMLPITVGYIAGYASKQHGSVLRQSLWFALGLATTLTVLGMTAALAGRIYGQVGWGLTLVVSLVAILMGLNLLEALPLSFPRSRFLEELPDRVPAGLQSYTLGATFGIVAAPCSTPVLATLLAWVATTQKLWVGAGLLLAYTTGYVVPLIVVGTFSGALQKLLALRQWSSWITRVSGVLLIAFGVIALAIRL
- a CDS encoding pitrilysin family protein, with product MILGLTPKFVRIFLFVGLMLLSTSLAVIFPLAMVEGLGSGVTKTVLDNGLTVLIKEIPTAPVVSLQVWYRVGSRHEPKGENGIAHQLEHLMFKGTQSRPVQFGQLFYALGSSSNAFTSYDLTAYHHTVRADQLEPLLILEADRLRHTLITPDALESEKRVVISELQGYENSPEYRLSRAVLAALYPKHPYGLPVGGTASDVEQLTLPAVRGFYQQYYRPDNAVVVIAGDVCPARALELVKKTFGAIPQPPEPLIDPPLPPPEAGSAQRIRLREPGSAPLLQILVPIPGMTHPDQAALDVLDMLLSGGRSSYLYQELMETGQASSAYSYVAALQKGGWFEMGAIASPDQSLETIEQTIGKILQQVAERSLSLGELQRAKQQLKANFILRNRDIDAQASQLANDETLTGDYRFSDRHLAAIEKVTPADVQRVVQTYFGRDRWIVGEFIPSEFVDVELSGRPAVQTTAHNLVGEPVDPQTIAAYLPPGSTQAAPAVKTNGVETLTLQNGLRVLLLVDRSTPTVTLAGRIDAGTGYDLLTQPGVANLTAANLLNGTRTKTALTLAQTLEDRGISLEFSALRDGVDVEGYALARELPTLLATLGEVLQEATFPEAEFKLSQQRYLTALGLEADDPVRWGRRVLQETLYPANHPLHPFATPESVQAIQRQDLLNFYRAAYRPDRTILTLVGDFDPLAVRSRLNDIFGAWQPQTAPLSLTFPAVSPPPQTLFRNAVIAGKSQAITYLGAPGIDRRDPRFYAAMLMNHILGGDALASRLGTEIRDRQGLTYGIYSFFTASRQAGPFMIQLQTAPEDTAKAIQATLQLLREARRQGFTAAELDAAKRSLSNTYIVELANVDMVARTLLGNASVGLPPQELQQFSDRLQQVTLEEVNQALRELIDPERLVIVTAGPAVSFSP